From a single Lolium rigidum isolate FL_2022 chromosome 7, APGP_CSIRO_Lrig_0.1, whole genome shotgun sequence genomic region:
- the LOC124676102 gene encoding uncharacterized protein LOC124676102: MAELPRPPSRLPLLTNLMCLFLLAAATPLALGRAAPAAVSIHELLREHGLPGGLLPRGVVSYTLDETTGLLEARLSSSCYVKYDDGEKAYFDTVVRGNLSRGALRGCEGLAQQELFVWLPVKGILSDPDSGVIMFDIGYATKTLSKSVFEDPPECQPKLGAAAAAADAARRRDRRDFPGLTWRREAEGGGDEGHHHDLHHDSR, from the exons ATGGCTGAGCTACCGCGTCCACCCTCCCGGCTCCCTCTCCTAACCAACCTCATGTGCCTCTTCCTGCTGGCCGCCGCGACGCCGCTCGCGCTCGGCCGCGCGGCGCCCGCTGCCGTCTCGATACACGAGCTGCTGCGGGAGCACGGCCTGCCCGGCGGGCtgctcccgcgcggcgtcgtgtccTACACCCTCGACGAGACCACCGGGCTGCTCGAGGCGcggctctcctcctcctgctacgtCAAGTACGACGACGGCGAGAAGGCCTACTTCGACACCGTGGTGCGCGGCAACCTCAGCCGCGGCGCGCTCCGCGGCTGCGAGGGCCTGGCGCAGCAGGAGCTCTTCGTCTGGCTCCCCGTCAAGGGCATCCTCTCCGACCCGGACTCCGGCGTCATCATGTTCGACATCGGCTACGCCACCAAGACGCTCTCCAAGTCCGTCTTCGAGGACCCGCCCGAGTGCCAGCCCAAactaggcgccgccgccgccgccgccgacgccgccaggCGGAGGGATAGGCGag ATTTCCCCGGCCTGACGTGGAGGCGAGaggcagaaggaggaggagatgaAGGGCACCACCATGACCTCCACCATGACTCGAGGTGA